The following are encoded together in the Tepidiforma bonchosmolovskayae genome:
- the fliP gene encoding flagellar type III secretion system pore protein FliP (The bacterial flagellar biogenesis protein FliP forms a type III secretion system (T3SS)-type pore required for flagellar assembly.), protein MANRPTSRRRRILLPLALAGLGLLLLTGCVQQTAAPGQPAPPQDPALAAQDPATVSAALQLLVLITVLSLAPAILVMVTSFTRIIVVLSLVRNAIGIPQLPPNQVLIGMALFLTAFVMAPAIKTINNDAVQPYLAGTISQQEAFERGERPLREFMLKQTREQDLALFLKLSGSPKPNSPADVPTYVLVPAFTISELKTAFQMGFVMFIPFLIIDLVISSALLSMGMMMLPPVIVSLPFKILLFVLVDGWYLIVGSLVGSFA, encoded by the coding sequence GTGGCGAACCGCCCAACCTCGCGCCGCCGGCGCATCCTCCTCCCCCTCGCCCTCGCCGGGCTCGGCCTCCTCCTGCTCACCGGCTGTGTCCAGCAGACCGCCGCCCCCGGCCAGCCCGCCCCCCCGCAGGACCCGGCGCTCGCCGCCCAGGACCCCGCAACCGTCTCCGCCGCCCTCCAGCTCCTCGTCCTCATCACGGTCCTCTCCCTCGCGCCGGCCATCCTGGTGATGGTCACCTCCTTCACCCGCATCATCGTCGTCCTCTCCCTGGTCCGGAACGCCATCGGCATCCCCCAGCTTCCGCCCAACCAGGTGCTCATCGGCATGGCCCTCTTCCTCACCGCCTTCGTCATGGCCCCGGCCATCAAGACCATCAACAACGACGCGGTCCAGCCCTACCTCGCCGGCACCATCTCCCAGCAGGAAGCCTTCGAACGCGGCGAACGCCCCCTCCGCGAATTCATGCTCAAGCAGACCCGCGAGCAGGACCTCGCCCTCTTCCTCAAGCTCTCCGGCAGCCCCAAACCCAACTCCCCTGCCGACGTGCCCACCTACGTCCTTGTCCCCGCCTTCACCATCAGCGAGCTCAAGACGGCCTTCCAGATGGGCTTCGTCATGTTCATCCCCTTCCTCATCATCGACCTCGTCATCTCCTCCGCCCTGCTCAGCATGGGCATGATGATGCTCCCCCCCGTCATCGTCTCCCTCCCCTTCAAAATCCTCCTCTTCGTCCTCGTCGATGGCTGGTATCTCATCGTCGGCTCCCTCGTCGGGAGCTTCGCCTAG
- the flhB gene encoding flagellar biosynthesis protein FlhB, which translates to MAGERTEAPTPKRLRDARRQGDVAHSDEVVSIGVLLLAVMALKLLGPQLWNELAAILAQDLGHPVPELTRESAQQLARDSAWQMVRALLPLLGILAVAAVALNVVQTGPLLSGSRLKPQLSRVNPGAGLKRIFSFDGLFRLAKSLLKFVIVAVVVGFTLRGQLSDLAGLGALSVGAATAKLAALGFDIAFRAAGVLFLLALADYAWQRRQHLKRLRMTKHEVQQELKETDGDPQIKAAIRRRRQQLLNRMIAAVKTADVVVTNPTHYAVALKYDAVSMPAPMVVAKGQDYLALRIRDVAREAGVPVLEEPPLARALHASVQVGQYIPASLFHAVAEVLAWVYALRARAGRRTNPAQGAAR; encoded by the coding sequence ATGGCCGGCGAACGGACCGAAGCGCCAACCCCAAAACGCCTGCGCGATGCCCGGCGGCAGGGTGACGTCGCCCATAGCGACGAAGTCGTCTCCATCGGCGTCCTCCTCCTCGCCGTCATGGCCCTCAAGCTCCTCGGCCCCCAGCTCTGGAACGAACTCGCAGCCATCCTCGCGCAGGACCTCGGCCATCCCGTCCCCGAACTGACCCGCGAATCCGCCCAGCAGCTCGCCCGCGACTCCGCCTGGCAGATGGTCCGCGCCCTCCTGCCGCTCCTCGGCATCCTCGCCGTCGCCGCCGTCGCCCTCAACGTCGTGCAGACCGGCCCGCTCCTCTCCGGCAGCCGCCTGAAGCCCCAGCTCAGCCGCGTCAACCCCGGTGCCGGCCTCAAGCGCATCTTCTCCTTCGACGGCCTCTTCCGCCTCGCCAAATCCCTCCTCAAGTTCGTCATTGTCGCCGTCGTTGTCGGCTTCACCCTCCGCGGCCAGCTCAGTGACCTCGCCGGCCTCGGCGCACTCAGCGTCGGCGCCGCCACCGCGAAGCTCGCCGCCCTCGGCTTCGATATCGCCTTCCGGGCCGCCGGTGTCCTCTTCCTCCTCGCCCTCGCCGATTACGCCTGGCAGCGCCGCCAGCACCTCAAGCGCCTCCGCATGACCAAACACGAGGTGCAGCAGGAGCTGAAGGAAACCGACGGCGACCCGCAGATCAAGGCCGCCATCCGCCGCCGGCGCCAGCAGCTCCTCAATCGGATGATCGCGGCCGTCAAAACCGCCGACGTCGTCGTCACCAACCCCACCCACTACGCCGTCGCGCTCAAGTACGACGCCGTCTCCATGCCCGCCCCCATGGTCGTCGCCAAGGGCCAGGACTACCTCGCCCTCCGCATCCGCGACGTCGCCCGCGAGGCCGGCGTCCCCGTGCTCGAAGAGCCGCCCCTCGCCCGCGCTCTCCACGCCAGCGTCCAGGTCGGCCAGTACATCCCCGCCAGCCTCTTCCACGCTGTCGCCGAAGTTCTCGCGTGGGTCTACGCCCTCCGCGCCCGCGCGGGCCGCCGCACCAATCCCGCTCAAGGAGCCGCCCGGTGA
- a CDS encoding flagellar biosynthesis protein FlhF, with protein METKRFIGNDTTRLFARIRRELGPDAVILSTRSLRREGAPPLVEIIAAPPEAPAEALPLHLQQAVLEETLRRVETAPGVTVADLEALAAAEAPPPAPEPRFRPAAPAALPAREESLLAAFEALGWDAPAARRVLEAAPGARSPAEAVEAWLAGAPATYPPEGTTALISIQGAEGSGRTTALLKMALDCADAGRPAVLVAADSARAGAHDAIRACADALGLPCSEVFAPGDLVRTVTRAPRGACLFVDCPAGPWAPPPIPGAAHFAYLAIPAHWQPAAVRPAIEGLLLARFAGAVLTGTDLAPSLAGALELLAETGLGLAFLSAGRDIAAGIVVAEPAALAAGLFPAPADLAAIA; from the coding sequence TTGGAAACGAAGCGCTTCATCGGTAACGACACCACGCGCCTCTTCGCCCGGATTCGCCGCGAACTCGGGCCCGATGCCGTCATCCTCTCCACCCGCTCCCTCCGCCGCGAGGGCGCGCCGCCGCTCGTCGAGATCATCGCGGCCCCGCCCGAAGCGCCGGCCGAGGCTCTCCCGCTCCACCTCCAGCAGGCCGTGCTCGAAGAAACGCTCCGCCGCGTCGAGACCGCCCCCGGCGTCACCGTCGCCGACCTCGAAGCCCTCGCCGCCGCCGAAGCTCCGCCCCCGGCCCCCGAGCCCCGCTTCCGCCCCGCCGCCCCGGCCGCCCTCCCCGCCCGCGAGGAGTCGCTCCTCGCCGCCTTCGAAGCCTTGGGCTGGGATGCCCCTGCCGCCCGCCGCGTCCTCGAAGCAGCGCCCGGGGCCCGCTCCCCGGCCGAGGCAGTCGAAGCCTGGCTCGCCGGCGCCCCCGCCACCTACCCGCCGGAAGGCACTACCGCCCTCATCTCCATCCAGGGCGCCGAGGGCTCCGGCCGGACCACCGCCCTCCTCAAGATGGCGCTCGACTGCGCCGATGCCGGTCGCCCCGCCGTCCTCGTCGCCGCCGATTCCGCCCGCGCCGGGGCCCACGATGCCATCCGCGCCTGCGCCGATGCCCTCGGCCTCCCCTGCAGCGAAGTCTTTGCCCCCGGCGACCTCGTCCGCACGGTCACCCGCGCCCCGCGCGGCGCCTGCCTCTTCGTCGATTGCCCCGCAGGTCCCTGGGCGCCGCCCCCCATCCCCGGCGCCGCCCACTTCGCCTACCTAGCCATCCCCGCCCACTGGCAGCCCGCCGCAGTCCGGCCTGCCATCGAAGGGCTCCTGCTGGCCCGCTTCGCCGGCGCCGTCCTCACCGGCACCGACCTCGCCCCCTCCCTCGCCGGCGCCCTCGAACTGCTCGCAGAAACCGGCCTCGGCCTCGCCTTCCTCTCCGCCGGCCGCGATATCGCCGCCGGGATCGTCGTCGCCGAGCCCGCAGCCCTCGCCGCCGGCCTCTTCCCCGCACCTGCCGACCTCGCCGCCATCGCCTGA
- a CDS encoding FliO/MopB family protein: protein MNDPAARRRLTWLVAIGGALLVAVLFISFAAPAPRDAAGPTLVPAAEGAPAAQPEAAAGGSGFSLGPADLLSLGWRLALVAAVIGGSIVGLRWWARRMAAPRSATGFLRVVDTLPIASGRTIHLLALGDRVIAIGATAQQITMLEALTPEEAASVLAAAEARSDPLPLGDFAAQLLESLRRRESRAAAEPVIGAEPGRPSASPRR from the coding sequence ATGAACGACCCCGCGGCCCGCCGGCGGCTTACCTGGCTCGTCGCCATCGGCGGCGCCCTCCTCGTCGCCGTCCTCTTCATCTCCTTCGCTGCGCCCGCGCCCCGCGACGCCGCCGGCCCAACCCTGGTGCCCGCCGCCGAAGGCGCACCCGCCGCCCAGCCGGAAGCCGCCGCGGGCGGCAGCGGCTTCTCGCTCGGCCCCGCCGACCTCCTCTCCCTCGGCTGGCGGCTCGCCCTCGTCGCAGCCGTCATCGGCGGCTCGATCGTCGGCCTCCGCTGGTGGGCCCGCCGCATGGCCGCGCCCCGGAGCGCGACCGGCTTCCTCCGCGTCGTTGATACCCTCCCCATCGCCAGCGGCCGCACCATCCACCTCCTCGCCCTCGGCGACCGCGTCATTGCCATCGGAGCCACGGCCCAGCAGATCACCATGCTCGAAGCCCTGACGCCCGAGGAGGCCGCCAGCGTCCTCGCCGCCGCCGAGGCCCGGTCCGATCCCCTTCCGCTGGGCGACTTCGCCGCCCAGCTCCTCGAATCGCTCCGCCGCCGTGAGAGCCGCGCCGCCGCAGAGCCCGTCATCGGCGCCGAACCCGGCAGACCATCCGCGTCGCCGCGCCGCTGA
- the fliN gene encoding flagellar motor switch protein FliN, giving the protein MAEPVDVLAQLLSPQQAATLNAVGRRAWQAAARALQAIQGAEPSGTIRDARLVMPDEIAGEFGEPHLAVPVELSTDNDQSATAYLVLPTAPAAAYLQTEADNPEDQEQQTLVVASTFLGQVLQALNQEVFSKSSNGLILSFDDVTANTMAGTLAGLDDACLYLTAAITLARELPLAFVLPGTFLDIVAGSMAGAFDQPAPAPADTADTPLITQEDLEAAELLDVELNRFDQPQPAASRPAAGPAPRSAPAAGPPPKQEPQVTAQRARFAPLPDPGQVDYTSGIELLAGLEMNVTVELGRTRLTVAEVLGLGPGSVIELDRIAGEPVDILVNDRLVARGEVVVVDENFGVRVVEVVRRGQDHEIEEPEAVG; this is encoded by the coding sequence ATGGCCGAACCGGTCGACGTCCTCGCCCAGCTCCTCTCCCCGCAGCAGGCCGCAACCCTCAATGCCGTCGGCCGCCGCGCCTGGCAGGCCGCCGCCCGCGCCCTCCAGGCCATCCAGGGCGCCGAACCCTCCGGCACCATCCGTGATGCCCGGCTCGTCATGCCCGACGAGATCGCCGGCGAGTTCGGCGAACCCCATCTCGCCGTACCGGTGGAACTCTCCACCGATAATGACCAGTCCGCCACGGCCTACCTCGTCCTCCCCACCGCACCCGCCGCCGCCTACCTCCAGACCGAAGCCGACAACCCCGAAGACCAGGAGCAGCAGACCCTCGTCGTCGCCTCCACCTTCCTCGGCCAGGTCCTCCAGGCCCTCAACCAGGAGGTCTTCAGCAAGTCCTCCAACGGCCTCATCCTCTCCTTCGACGACGTCACCGCCAACACCATGGCCGGGACACTCGCCGGCCTCGACGACGCCTGCCTCTACCTCACGGCGGCCATCACCCTGGCGCGTGAGCTCCCGCTCGCCTTCGTCCTGCCGGGCACCTTCCTCGATATCGTCGCCGGCTCCATGGCCGGCGCCTTCGACCAGCCCGCGCCGGCCCCCGCCGATACCGCTGACACCCCGTTGATCACTCAGGAAGACCTCGAAGCTGCCGAGCTTCTTGATGTGGAACTGAACCGCTTCGACCAGCCCCAGCCCGCCGCATCCCGCCCGGCCGCCGGCCCGGCCCCCCGCTCCGCACCCGCGGCCGGCCCCCCGCCGAAGCAGGAGCCGCAGGTCACCGCCCAGCGCGCCCGCTTCGCACCCCTGCCCGACCCGGGTCAGGTCGATTACACCTCCGGCATCGAGCTCCTCGCCGGCCTCGAAATGAACGTCACCGTCGAGCTCGGCCGCACCCGGCTTACCGTCGCCGAAGTCCTCGGCCTCGGCCCCGGCTCCGTCATCGAACTCGACCGCATCGCCGGCGAACCCGTCGACATCCTTGTCAACGACCGCCTCGTCGCCCGCGGCGAAGTCGTCGTCGTCGACGAAAACTTCGGCGTCCGCGTCGTCGAAGTCGTCCGCCGCGGCCAGGACCACGAGATCGAAGAGCCGGAAGCCGTCGGATGA
- a CDS encoding flagellar basal body-associated FliL family protein → MFKDKKILAGGAVLFAAAFWFYIKPNYMDPKPAPVYTAEQIAAAPRPTVFIGKAAGHGGKATNAPDGIVLNLKPTGTTQRYVKIVMALEFEQQVPPWVGLSGAALDAKNAAFAEELSHDMHKILDAIAYVIGSHTAEEVSTVEGKEKLKEELIEAINHHLHGHKVEHIYFETFIVQ, encoded by the coding sequence ATGTTCAAGGACAAGAAGATCCTCGCCGGCGGCGCTGTTCTGTTCGCGGCCGCCTTCTGGTTCTACATCAAACCCAACTACATGGACCCGAAGCCGGCGCCCGTCTACACCGCCGAGCAGATCGCCGCCGCTCCCCGGCCCACCGTCTTCATCGGGAAGGCCGCGGGCCACGGTGGCAAGGCCACCAACGCGCCTGACGGCATCGTCCTCAACCTCAAGCCCACCGGCACCACCCAGCGCTACGTCAAAATCGTCATGGCCCTCGAGTTCGAACAGCAGGTCCCGCCCTGGGTCGGCCTCAGCGGCGCCGCCCTCGACGCGAAGAACGCCGCCTTCGCCGAAGAGCTCAGCCACGACATGCACAAAATCCTCGACGCCATCGCCTACGTCATCGGCTCCCACACCGCCGAAGAAGTTTCCACCGTCGAAGGCAAGGAAAAACTCAAAGAAGAGCTCATCGAAGCGATCAACCACCATCTCCACGGCCACAAAGTCGAACACATCTACTTCGAAACCTTCATCGTCCAGTAG
- a CDS encoding flagellar brake protein produces the protein MAQGLLPGTALRIEVSARDGDESYATRIEDVDGEHVAILVPMRGLKPRPLPVGTLVRAAYIFRNKRWRFVTEVAGHSEDGAWEYLRLPAFIDCHERRRNYRLQVAIKPSRIYRLVVPSGDEPETEVEIDGTIVDLSEGGCCIASKAFAMPGERLGLEATLPEAGDIAVRARVVFVREPERGYRMRRIHCEFLDMPRAQRDLIARYLMRRQLEMRRRGQL, from the coding sequence ATGGCCCAGGGTCTCCTCCCCGGCACTGCCCTCCGCATCGAAGTCTCCGCCCGCGATGGCGACGAGAGTTACGCCACCCGCATCGAAGACGTCGACGGAGAGCACGTCGCCATCCTCGTGCCCATGCGCGGGCTCAAGCCCCGCCCCCTTCCGGTCGGCACCCTCGTCCGCGCCGCCTACATCTTCCGCAACAAGCGCTGGCGCTTCGTCACCGAGGTCGCCGGCCACAGCGAGGACGGGGCCTGGGAGTACCTCCGCCTCCCGGCCTTTATCGACTGCCACGAGCGCCGCCGCAACTACCGCCTCCAGGTCGCCATCAAGCCCTCCCGCATCTACCGCCTCGTCGTCCCGTCCGGCGACGAACCCGAGACCGAAGTCGAAATCGACGGCACCATCGTCGACCTCTCCGAAGGCGGCTGCTGCATCGCCTCGAAAGCGTTCGCCATGCCCGGCGAGCGCCTCGGCCTCGAAGCCACCCTCCCCGAGGCCGGCGACATCGCCGTCCGCGCCCGCGTCGTCTTCGTCCGCGAACCCGAGCGGGGCTACCGCATGCGCCGCATCCACTGCGAGTTCCTCGACATGCCCCGCGCGCAGCGCGACCTGATCGCCCGCTACCTCATGCGCCGCCAGCTTGAGATGCGCCGGAGGGGCCAGCTGTGA
- a CDS encoding FliA/WhiG family RNA polymerase sigma factor, which translates to MATARASSAPLFEDREAAIRQYAPLVKYVVGRLAIGLPAILDYEDILSYGTIGLIEALDRFDGSKGVKFETYAISRIRGAIIDALRSLDRLPRSVRQKARRLEQIHTEFEREHGREPTDEEAAALMGLTLEQYNQALIDASWVTVSLDGLLDRDNNEDGTAPTELPADPNEEDFTERLEKRQLLDALTAAIKTLPEREWLIISLYYRDEMTMKEIAQILDISESRVCQLHGRALGRLRARLARERNP; encoded by the coding sequence ATGGCCACCGCACGAGCCTCCAGCGCACCCCTCTTCGAAGACCGCGAAGCCGCCATCCGCCAGTACGCGCCGCTCGTGAAGTACGTCGTCGGCCGCCTCGCCATCGGCCTCCCCGCCATCCTCGATTACGAAGACATCCTCTCCTACGGCACCATCGGCCTCATCGAGGCCCTCGACCGCTTCGACGGCTCCAAGGGCGTCAAGTTCGAAACCTACGCCATCTCCCGCATCCGCGGCGCCATCATCGATGCCCTCCGCTCCCTCGACCGGCTTCCCCGCTCCGTCCGCCAGAAAGCCCGCAGGCTCGAGCAGATTCACACCGAGTTCGAGCGCGAGCACGGCCGCGAACCCACCGACGAGGAGGCCGCAGCGCTCATGGGCCTCACCCTCGAGCAGTACAACCAGGCCCTCATCGATGCCAGCTGGGTGACCGTCTCCCTCGATGGCCTCCTCGACCGCGACAACAACGAAGACGGCACCGCGCCGACCGAGCTCCCCGCCGATCCGAACGAAGAGGACTTCACTGAACGCCTCGAAAAGCGCCAGCTCCTCGATGCCCTCACCGCCGCCATCAAGACCCTCCCCGAGCGCGAGTGGCTCATCATCAGCCTCTACTACCGCGACGAAATGACCATGAAAGAGATCGCCCAGATCCTCGACATCTCCGAGTCGCGCGTCTGCCAGCTCCACGGCCGCGCCCTCGGCCGCCTGCGCGCCCGCCTCGCCCGCGAGCGCAACCCCTAG
- the fliR gene encoding flagellar biosynthetic protein FliR → MQLDLSPEATYTFLLILVRASSMLVSSPLLSHRGIPAQAKIGFAVFTALVLAPITKLPGGQAPDTLGRLVDDVLREALFGLGLGLSMNMVVIGLQMASRIIGLQVGFGLGAVFDPITGTEFGVFDQFYSLLVTLVFFAINGHHLVIQSLAETLQAVPPGTFDPFSLSPSGITSLVAGLTVTAIRIAMPVMAALLLTDVGMGIVARTVPQVQILIVGAPVKIGVGVLVLAAALPVTMQLMNGVFGASLAGSSRVLLGGAP, encoded by the coding sequence ATGCAGCTCGACCTCTCCCCCGAGGCCACCTACACCTTCCTCCTCATCCTGGTCCGCGCCTCGAGCATGCTCGTCTCGTCGCCGCTCCTCTCCCACCGCGGCATCCCGGCCCAGGCGAAGATCGGCTTCGCGGTCTTCACCGCCCTCGTCCTGGCGCCCATCACGAAGCTCCCCGGCGGCCAGGCCCCCGACACCCTCGGCCGCCTCGTCGATGACGTCCTCCGCGAAGCGCTCTTCGGCCTCGGCCTCGGCCTCTCCATGAACATGGTCGTCATCGGCCTCCAGATGGCCTCCCGCATCATCGGTCTCCAGGTCGGCTTCGGCCTCGGCGCCGTCTTCGACCCCATCACCGGCACCGAATTCGGCGTCTTCGACCAGTTCTACTCCCTCCTCGTCACCCTCGTGTTCTTCGCCATCAACGGCCACCACCTCGTCATCCAGTCCCTCGCCGAGACCCTCCAGGCCGTTCCTCCCGGCACCTTTGACCCCTTCAGCCTCTCCCCGTCCGGCATCACATCCCTCGTCGCCGGCCTCACCGTCACCGCCATCCGGATCGCTATGCCCGTCATGGCCGCCCTCCTCCTCACCGACGTCGGCATGGGCATCGTCGCCCGCACCGTCCCCCAGGTGCAGATCCTCATCGTCGGCGCACCGGTCAAAATCGGCGTCGGCGTCCTCGTCCTCGCCGCCGCCCTCCCCGTCACCATGCAGCTCATGAACGGCGTCTTCGGCGCTTCCCTCGCCGGCTCCAGCCGCGTCCTCCTCGGAGGTGCCCCCTAG
- the fliQ gene encoding flagellar biosynthesis protein FliQ, with amino-acid sequence MNEGVILGLMREALTVGMLVGAPILATTLVVGVVVSIIQAATQVNEATLTFVPKLVAVFVAMLLFGPWMMATLLDFSAGIFANMAAYGR; translated from the coding sequence GTGAACGAAGGCGTCATCCTCGGACTCATGCGCGAAGCCCTCACCGTCGGCATGCTCGTCGGCGCCCCCATCCTCGCCACCACCCTCGTCGTCGGCGTCGTCGTCTCCATCATCCAGGCCGCTACCCAGGTCAACGAAGCCACCCTCACCTTCGTCCCCAAGCTGGTCGCCGTCTTCGTCGCCATGCTCCTCTTCGGCCCCTGGATGATGGCCACCCTCCTCGATTTCTCCGCCGGCATCTTCGCCAACATGGCCGCCTACGGTCGCTGA
- the flhA gene encoding flagellar biosynthesis protein FlhA, translating into MTVQAQPRPASAGLGRLLGQTDILLAVGLITIVGMMIIPLPPALLDVLLTINLAVSVVILLVAIYTEEPLKFSVFPSLLLITTLYRLALNVSTSRLILLHGDAGEVVHSFGSFVVGGNLVVGLVVFLILVVIQFVVITNGAGRVAEVAARFTLDAMPGKQMAIDADLNAGLINEAEARERRKAIGQEADFYGAMDGASKFVKGDAIAGIVIILVNIIGGLSIGILQQGVGPAEALNLYAKLTVGDGLVSQLPALLISTATGIIVTRAAGETNLGSQVFSQVTAQSRPMYVAAAMLALFAAMPGLPRLPFLMVAAAIGAGGYLIDRSRRQAELAALAARPEPIPEPEQLGPQQVIQMMTVDPLEIEVGYGLIPIVDEQAGGTLLRRITQIRRQLALELGIVLPTVRVRDNLGLAPNAYVVKLRGVEIARGALQPGHYLAMDPGTAEGDIPGIETVEPAFGLPARWITPAYRERAELLGYTVVDAESVLATHLTELVRRFAPDLLSRQDVQDLLENLRKEYPALVDDLIPSTLTVGEVQEVLQNLLAERVSIRDLVTICETLATHARVTRDIDLLTEYARAALARQISRQYADESGTIRVITVGPRTEEEIAASIQQTDRGSQVAMPPWQVQRLIGVVAAEVERVASSGREPIILCSSRIRLALRRLLERRLPNVVVLSFAEITPQTQVEAIGNIEVNVGNEALHR; encoded by the coding sequence GTGACCGTCCAGGCCCAGCCCCGCCCCGCCAGCGCCGGCCTCGGCCGCCTCCTCGGCCAGACCGACATCCTCCTCGCCGTCGGCCTCATCACCATCGTCGGGATGATGATCATCCCGCTCCCGCCGGCCCTCCTCGATGTCCTCCTGACCATTAACCTGGCGGTCTCGGTCGTCATCCTCCTCGTTGCCATCTACACCGAAGAGCCGCTCAAGTTCTCCGTCTTCCCCTCCCTCCTCCTCATCACCACCCTCTACCGCCTCGCCCTCAACGTCTCCACCTCCCGCCTCATCCTCCTCCACGGCGATGCCGGCGAAGTCGTCCACTCCTTCGGCAGCTTCGTCGTCGGCGGCAACCTCGTCGTCGGTCTCGTGGTCTTCCTCATCCTCGTGGTCATCCAGTTCGTCGTCATCACGAACGGTGCCGGCCGCGTCGCCGAGGTCGCCGCCCGCTTCACCCTCGATGCCATGCCCGGCAAGCAGATGGCCATCGATGCCGACCTCAACGCCGGCCTGATCAACGAAGCCGAAGCCCGCGAGCGCCGCAAAGCCATCGGCCAGGAGGCCGACTTCTACGGGGCGATGGACGGCGCCTCCAAGTTCGTGAAAGGCGACGCCATCGCCGGCATCGTCATCATCCTCGTCAACATCATCGGCGGCCTCTCCATCGGCATCCTCCAGCAGGGCGTCGGCCCCGCCGAAGCCCTCAACCTCTACGCAAAGCTCACCGTCGGCGACGGCCTCGTCTCCCAGCTGCCCGCCCTCCTCATCTCCACGGCCACCGGCATCATCGTCACCCGCGCCGCCGGCGAAACGAACCTCGGCTCCCAGGTCTTCTCCCAGGTCACCGCGCAGTCCCGGCCGATGTACGTCGCCGCCGCCATGCTCGCCCTCTTCGCCGCCATGCCCGGACTTCCCCGCCTCCCCTTCCTCATGGTCGCGGCAGCCATCGGCGCCGGCGGCTACCTCATCGACCGCTCCAGGCGCCAGGCCGAGCTTGCCGCGCTCGCCGCCCGCCCCGAACCGATCCCTGAGCCCGAGCAGCTCGGCCCCCAGCAGGTCATCCAGATGATGACCGTCGACCCCCTCGAAATCGAAGTCGGCTACGGCCTCATCCCCATCGTCGACGAACAGGCCGGCGGCACCCTCCTCCGCCGCATCACCCAGATCCGCCGCCAGCTCGCCCTCGAGCTCGGCATCGTCCTCCCCACCGTCCGCGTGCGCGATAACCTCGGCCTCGCCCCCAACGCCTACGTCGTCAAGCTCCGCGGCGTCGAAATCGCCCGCGGCGCCCTCCAGCCGGGCCACTACCTCGCCATGGACCCTGGCACCGCCGAGGGCGACATCCCCGGCATCGAAACCGTCGAGCCCGCCTTCGGCCTCCCCGCCCGCTGGATCACCCCCGCCTACCGGGAGCGGGCCGAGCTCCTCGGCTACACCGTCGTCGACGCCGAGTCCGTCCTCGCCACCCACCTCACCGAGCTCGTCCGCCGCTTCGCCCCCGACCTCCTCAGCCGCCAGGATGTCCAGGACCTCCTCGAAAACCTCCGCAAGGAGTACCCGGCCCTCGTCGACGACCTCATCCCCTCCACCCTCACGGTCGGCGAAGTCCAGGAAGTCCTCCAGAACCTCCTCGCCGAGCGCGTCTCCATCCGCGACCTCGTCACCATCTGCGAAACCCTCGCCACCCACGCCCGGGTCACCCGCGATATCGACCTCCTCACCGAGTACGCCCGCGCCGCGCTCGCCCGCCAGATCAGCCGCCAGTACGCCGACGAATCCGGCACCATCCGGGTCATCACCGTCGGCCCCCGCACCGAAGAGGAGATCGCGGCCAGCATCCAGCAGACCGACCGCGGCAGCCAGGTCGCCATGCCCCCCTGGCAGGTCCAGCGCCTCATCGGCGTCGTCGCCGCAGAGGTCGAGCGCGTCGCCAGCTCCGGCCGCGAACCGATCATCCTCTGCTCCTCCCGCATCCGGCTCGCCCTCCGCCGCCTGCTCGAACGGCGCCTCCCGAACGTCGTCGTCCTCTCCTTCGCCGAAATCACGCCCCAAACCCAGGTCGAAGCCATCGGCAACATCGAGGTGAACGTTGGAAACGAAGCGCTTCATCGGTAA